The following are from one region of the Chloracidobacterium sp. genome:
- a CDS encoding FAD-binding protein: MFESIHFESTGRKTTNASNPEVLDRLRAIVGEENVVVDPTRVEPYGADAVKEKFPPEAVVFPESTAEMVKILKLANEVVFPVTARGGGVGYTGGAVPVDGGIVIGTDRMKRIIEINANDLYVVCQPGLTTYQVQQAVAEQGLMFAPDPASYKDSFIGGNIAENAGGMRTPKYGVTKHHVLGLEVVTATGEVIRTGGKTVKNVVGFDLTGLMCGSEGMLGIITEATLKLLPMPEATSTVRANFRSMEAACKVLTKFTPYGLLPMAMEVLDKFCVAAVEANFAFGLSREAEAILLVAVDGSTEEVERQTALIEQIIAENGGFDVLRARSKEEEDKLWDVRRAISPSLMKYGTLKINEDVVVPRSKVPELVSRIEEIGKRHSTFVANFGHAGDGNIHVNFVVDRDDPAAIARARECVSETFQLSVDLGGTISGEHGIGYVKSQYMHYAIDRPTLEIMKGIKKVFDPKGILNPGKMFV, from the coding sequence ATGTTCGAGTCCATCCATTTCGAATCAACCGGCCGGAAGACGACCAATGCGTCGAACCCAGAGGTTCTTGACCGCCTGCGGGCGATCGTCGGCGAGGAAAATGTGGTTGTCGACCCAACACGGGTAGAACCCTACGGTGCCGATGCCGTAAAGGAGAAATTCCCGCCCGAGGCAGTCGTCTTTCCGGAATCGACGGCTGAGATGGTCAAGATCTTGAAGCTCGCGAACGAGGTCGTTTTTCCGGTGACTGCCCGCGGCGGCGGCGTAGGCTACACGGGCGGTGCCGTTCCGGTCGATGGCGGCATCGTTATCGGGACCGACCGGATGAAGCGGATAATCGAGATCAATGCGAACGACCTATACGTCGTCTGCCAGCCGGGACTGACGACCTATCAGGTTCAGCAGGCGGTGGCGGAACAGGGCCTGATGTTTGCGCCCGATCCGGCATCGTATAAAGACTCGTTCATCGGAGGGAACATCGCCGAGAACGCGGGAGGAATGCGGACACCGAAGTACGGCGTGACGAAGCACCACGTGCTCGGGCTCGAGGTCGTCACAGCGACCGGCGAGGTGATCCGCACCGGGGGCAAGACGGTGAAGAACGTCGTCGGTTTCGACCTGACCGGACTGATGTGCGGCAGCGAAGGGATGCTCGGGATCATCACCGAGGCGACACTCAAGCTCCTGCCAATGCCAGAGGCGACCTCGACCGTCCGGGCAAATTTCAGGTCGATGGAGGCCGCTTGCAAGGTGCTGACGAAATTCACGCCTTACGGATTGCTTCCAATGGCGATGGAGGTCCTCGACAAGTTTTGCGTCGCCGCGGTCGAGGCAAATTTTGCGTTCGGCCTTTCGAGAGAGGCCGAGGCGATACTGCTTGTTGCGGTCGACGGTTCCACGGAAGAGGTCGAGCGGCAGACAGCGTTGATCGAGCAGATCATCGCCGAGAACGGCGGGTTTGATGTCCTCCGCGCAAGATCGAAGGAAGAGGAAGACAAGCTTTGGGATGTCCGACGGGCAATATCACCGTCGTTGATGAAATACGGCACGCTGAAGATCAACGAGGACGTCGTCGTGCCGCGGTCGAAGGTTCCGGAGCTCGTCTCACGCATCGAGGAGATCGGCAAACGCCACAGCACGTTCGTCGCTAATTTCGGACACGCCGGCGACGGCAATATCCACGTCAATTTCGTCGTTGATCGCGATGATCCCGCCGCCATCGCACGGGCTCGGGAATGCGTATCGGAAACATTTCAATTGTCGGTCGATCTCGGCGGTACGATCTCCGGCGAACACGGCATCGGCTACGTCAAATCGCAGTATATGCACTATGCCATCGATCGCCCGACGCTCGAGATAATGAAAGGCATCAAGAAAGTGTTCGATCCCAAGGGCATTCTTAACCCCGGAAAAATGTTCGTGTGA
- a CDS encoding CHRD domain-containing protein — protein MTKNLVLLPVVFLIFVSVAVAQQDPWSQRFNAVLSGSQTVPPVASSAFGTCNVSLSQSETLILLQCTVAFLSNTSTLHIYTDAPVGQTGTTPYRSYQINSTLTIPGIVVTPQLVANLRANRWYVNVTNSAFPGGELRGQVKLSNGTYNDYDGDGRTDLQVYRNSNNTFFALRSIDGGYIERQLGQPGDSVSLTVDWDGDGRSDLSTARYNAEVLWRILPSSTNVLQETRWGSSSLGDFFAAADYDGDGKFDIAVFRAGVWYIIESSTGTVRYDFWGTSGDAPAPNDFDGDGKADLTIARSEGGQRVWYTRFSSNGQSRAVSWGLSSDAFFTGRSDFDGDSLADLLVIRNAGGQRVFYVLRSSDGSLQVVPWGLSSDVVKLGDYDGDGRTDPAVTRAIGGQRVFFILQSTTGQPRYETFGLQGDF, from the coding sequence ATGACAAAGAACCTCGTTCTTCTTCCCGTGGTGTTTTTAATTTTCGTATCGGTGGCAGTGGCACAGCAGGATCCTTGGAGCCAACGTTTTAATGCGGTCCTATCGGGCTCGCAGACAGTTCCGCCTGTCGCTTCTTCGGCATTCGGAACCTGCAACGTGAGTCTGTCTCAGTCGGAAACCCTGATCTTGCTTCAATGCACCGTTGCGTTTCTCAGTAATACCAGCACTTTGCACATTTATACTGACGCGCCGGTAGGACAGACCGGCACCACACCTTACCGCTCGTATCAAATTAATAGCACGTTAACCATTCCAGGTATTGTTGTAACGCCGCAGTTGGTGGCGAACCTCCGGGCAAACCGCTGGTATGTGAACGTGACCAACTCGGCATTTCCGGGCGGGGAGTTGCGCGGACAGGTCAAGCTGTCGAACGGGACGTATAACGATTACGATGGCGACGGCAGGACAGATCTTCAGGTCTATCGTAATTCTAACAATACGTTCTTCGCGCTTCGCAGCATTGACGGCGGCTATATCGAACGGCAGCTTGGGCAACCTGGTGATTCGGTTTCGCTGACCGTCGATTGGGACGGCGACGGGCGCTCTGATCTCTCGACAGCTCGATATAATGCTGAGGTTCTGTGGCGAATTTTACCTTCGTCCACCAACGTTTTGCAGGAGACGCGATGGGGCAGTTCTTCTCTCGGCGATTTTTTTGCCGCGGCGGATTACGACGGCGATGGAAAGTTTGATATTGCCGTATTTCGAGCAGGCGTTTGGTACATAATTGAAAGCTCAACCGGCACCGTTCGATACGATTTCTGGGGCACGAGCGGCGACGCTCCGGCGCCGAATGATTTTGATGGCGATGGCAAAGCCGACCTAACCATAGCACGTAGCGAAGGCGGCCAACGCGTTTGGTACACGCGATTTAGCTCGAATGGGCAAAGTCGAGCTGTTTCTTGGGGACTTAGCAGCGATGCTTTTTTCACTGGCCGTTCGGATTTCGACGGTGACAGCCTCGCCGATCTGCTTGTCATCAGAAATGCCGGCGGACAACGCGTCTTTTATGTTCTCCGCAGTTCTGACGGCTCCCTGCAGGTCGTGCCGTGGGGCTTATCATCGGATGTCGTAAAGCTCGGCGACTACGATGGCGACGGCCGAACAGATCCGGCCGTAACCCGCGCGATCGGCGGCCAGCGCGTCTTTTTCATCCTTCAAAGCACGACCGGCCAGCCGCGATACGAGACCTTCGGCCTGCAGGGCGATTTCTGA
- a CDS encoding dicarboxylate/amino acid:cation symporter, translating to MAENEKDQIPPDDYERELTTDLDDDTPDKPKGMPLHTKILIGLLVGVLGGLAINWTLGGTHPNVVWLVSNITQPVGTVFLNLLLMIVVPLVFASLVVGVAGIGDIRKLGRIGLKSFAYCLIISAISVVIGLGLANTIRPGERISPEIATQLKEKFSKGAVTATEAQKQAAESAKSDSPLMQAVKTIVPSNVFNSISGASPNMLHIMFFALIVGIAITLLPSPVSAPFVGLMESVFAITSKIIDIIMKFAPYAVACLIFNNIAQFGLDLLQSLAWFVVTVLLGLGLHFFGVYSLSVYFLSRINPLEFFKRIRTVIVTAFSTSSSNATLPTALRISHENLGVPKEINSFVLTVGATANQNGTALYEGVTVLFLAQLAGVDLSFSVQLMVVYLAILGGIGTAGVPSGSIPFIIGILAMIGIDPALIAIILGVDRILDMCRTTLNVVGDLTAATFVARSEGFELLKVREDSGIG from the coding sequence ATGGCTGAAAACGAAAAGGATCAGATCCCGCCCGACGATTACGAACGCGAGCTTACAACTGACCTCGATGACGACACACCCGACAAGCCGAAAGGGATGCCGCTGCACACAAAGATCCTGATAGGTCTGCTCGTCGGCGTGCTCGGCGGGCTCGCGATCAACTGGACACTTGGCGGCACGCACCCGAACGTTGTTTGGCTTGTCTCGAACATCACGCAGCCGGTCGGGACCGTTTTCCTCAACCTGCTGTTGATGATCGTCGTCCCGTTGGTTTTCGCCTCGCTCGTGGTCGGCGTTGCCGGCATCGGTGACATCAGAAAGCTCGGGCGTATCGGCCTCAAATCATTCGCGTATTGTCTGATCATCTCTGCTATCTCAGTGGTCATCGGTCTCGGGCTTGCGAATACCATCCGGCCCGGCGAGCGCATCAGCCCCGAGATCGCGACCCAATTAAAGGAAAAGTTCAGCAAGGGCGCGGTAACGGCTACCGAGGCTCAGAAGCAAGCGGCCGAATCGGCAAAGTCCGACTCGCCGCTGATGCAGGCCGTAAAGACGATCGTGCCGAGCAACGTCTTTAACTCGATCTCAGGCGCAAGCCCGAATATGTTGCACATCATGTTCTTTGCGTTGATCGTCGGCATCGCGATCACCCTGCTTCCGTCGCCGGTCTCGGCTCCCTTTGTTGGGTTGATGGAGTCGGTCTTTGCGATCACGTCAAAGATCATCGACATCATCATGAAGTTTGCCCCGTATGCCGTCGCTTGCCTGATCTTCAACAACATCGCGCAATTCGGGCTTGATCTGCTGCAGTCGCTTGCATGGTTCGTGGTAACGGTGCTGCTCGGTTTGGGGCTTCACTTTTTCGGCGTCTATTCTCTTTCGGTTTACTTCCTTTCCAGGATCAATCCGCTCGAGTTCTTCAAACGCATACGGACCGTTATCGTTACGGCTTTTTCGACGAGTTCGTCCAATGCAACGCTGCCGACCGCACTTCGAATTTCGCATGAGAATCTGGGCGTACCGAAAGAGATCAACAGTTTTGTGCTAACGGTCGGAGCAACGGCCAATCAAAATGGCACGGCTCTCTATGAGGGCGTGACGGTGCTGTTTCTTGCCCAACTGGCTGGCGTCGACCTTTCGTTCAGTGTGCAGTTGATGGTCGTATATCTGGCGATCCTCGGCGGCATTGGTACGGCAGGTGTACCCAGCGGTTCGATACCGTTCATCATCGGCATTCTGGCGATGATCGGCATCGATCCGGCGTTGATCGCGATAATTCTGGGCGTCGACCGAATTCTCGATATGTGCCGGACGACGCTCAACGTCGTCGGCGATCTCACCGCCGCGACCTTCGTCGCACGAAGCGAGGGTTTTGAGCTGCTGAAGGTTCGCGAGGATAGCGGCATCGGTTAG
- a CDS encoding rhomboid family intramembrane serine protease, translating to MFPIGDDNSDLKIVPYVNYLFIALNVLVFVFLQQIGSNEAFSYAFSLVPKEITTGVDISGVQVIRDSFGNTGQIPHYETPLPVYFNFLSSMFMHGDVMHIVGNMLFLWIFGDNLENLLGHIRFAAFYIVCGIAAALAQIVMDAGSVIPMLGASGAISGVLGGYVLLFPQRRVRAVIFNFLTTVPAIVAVGIWIGYQLLLGFLTPSGTGGVAYAAHIGGFFAGLLLIKIFALGRQV from the coding sequence ATGTTTCCGATCGGCGACGACAATTCAGACTTAAAGATCGTTCCTTACGTCAACTATCTTTTTATCGCGCTCAACGTCCTTGTCTTCGTTTTTCTTCAGCAGATCGGCAGTAACGAGGCGTTCTCTTACGCTTTCTCTCTGGTTCCGAAAGAGATAACTACGGGCGTGGATATTTCCGGTGTACAGGTGATCAGAGACTCGTTCGGAAACACCGGACAGATCCCGCATTACGAAACGCCTCTTCCAGTATATTTCAACTTCCTGAGTTCGATGTTCATGCATGGCGATGTCATGCATATTGTCGGCAACATGCTGTTCCTTTGGATCTTCGGCGACAACCTCGAGAATCTCTTGGGCCATATCCGGTTCGCTGCATTCTACATCGTATGCGGTATTGCCGCCGCATTGGCTCAGATCGTGATGGACGCAGGTTCGGTGATCCCGATGCTTGGAGCCTCTGGTGCGATATCTGGCGTGCTCGGTGGTTATGTCCTTTTGTTTCCGCAGCGGCGGGTCCGTGCCGTGATATTCAATTTCTTGACGACCGTGCCTGCGATCGTCGCCGTCGGTATTTGGATCGGCTATCAGTTACTGCTCGGGTTTCTCACGCCCTCGGGCACAGGCGGCGTGGCATACGCGGCGCATATCGGCGGTTTTTTTGCGGGCCTCCTCCTGATCAAGATCTTCGCCTTAGGAAGGCAGGTCTGA
- a CDS encoding class I SAM-dependent methyltransferase, with protein MMFGTRDEFDYAECGKCGTIQIVNIPELGPYYPPDYLAFHGEDPLRKNFLLRMAARRAGRFIVYGDDLIGRLIVKALPQIAVAFEPSVRQPPLSLNFDSRILDFGGGSGRLLLALRAFGFRDLTGADAFISGDIHYPSGVSVYKKGLREFESEFDLIMLHHSFEHLPDPNETLSEIRRLLSPGGYCLIRIPVVNFAWEKYGVDWVQMDPPRHLFLYTEEALRSLVTAAGFEVVKVQYDSTSFQFWGSEQYRLDIPLFGEKESNGFAPIERFTAARLRSWDAEAAALNKTGRGDAACFYIRPV; from the coding sequence ATGATGTTTGGAACTCGGGACGAGTTCGACTACGCTGAGTGCGGAAAATGCGGCACGATCCAGATCGTCAATATTCCCGAACTCGGGCCGTATTACCCGCCCGATTACCTTGCGTTTCATGGCGAGGACCCGCTCAGAAAGAACTTTCTGCTCCGCATGGCGGCACGTCGGGCAGGGCGATTTATTGTTTACGGGGATGACCTTATAGGTCGGCTCATCGTCAAGGCCCTCCCGCAGATCGCCGTCGCCTTTGAACCATCTGTCCGTCAGCCTCCGCTTTCTCTCAACTTTGACTCGAGGATCCTCGATTTTGGCGGAGGCTCCGGAAGGCTTCTTTTAGCACTTCGGGCATTCGGTTTTCGGGATCTGACCGGAGCCGATGCGTTCATTTCGGGCGATATTCATTATCCGTCGGGCGTAAGTGTTTATAAGAAAGGGCTGCGCGAATTCGAATCGGAATTCGACCTGATAATGCTCCATCATTCCTTCGAACATCTTCCGGATCCGAATGAAACACTCTCTGAGATCCGCCGGCTGCTCTCACCGGGAGGCTATTGCCTAATTCGGATTCCGGTCGTCAATTTTGCATGGGAGAAGTACGGTGTGGACTGGGTTCAAATGGATCCGCCACGGCATCTCTTCCTCTATACCGAAGAAGCGCTGCGCTCGCTCGTCACAGCGGCTGGTTTCGAGGTAGTTAAGGTCCAATACGATTCGACAAGCTTCCAGTTTTGGGGAAGCGAGCAATATCGGTTGGACATTCCGCTATTCGGCGAAAAGGAATCGAACGGATTTGCGCCGATCGAGCGGTTCACCGCCGCCCGGTTGCGCAGCTGGGACGCCGAAGCCGCCGCTCTGAACAAGACTGGAAGAGGCGATGCGGCATGCTTCTATATTCGTCCTGTATAA
- a CDS encoding serine hydrolase, with amino-acid sequence MRLFFYVPILAIASAIAGCGVSAQTKTIVAGSKAYRHAADYSREARGLSVLVIKGEKIVFEEYHNGHSENTPWMLASGTKSFSGVILAAAIEDKLISDFDEPVSKTLTEWRSDARLSKVTYRQLLTLTSGIDVGQNARPPAYSAAVMFKSRFEPGDRFQYGPVPFQAFGEAMRRKLSVKKESVMDYLERRIFEPIGLKVGRWTMQEGQPNMPSGAFLTAREWAKFGQFLKNGGRWNGKQVVSAKLLAELTNGSKANPNYGLTFWLNRSNSGRADVAENEGRLRQILGDRPSNTTEMSRRGFGPDVPSDAYMAAGAGNQRLYIIPSLDLIIVRQGRLTQFDDREFLLRMLGKDTVPGANGSK; translated from the coding sequence ATGCGCCTTTTTTTCTACGTACCGATCCTGGCCATAGCAAGCGCGATAGCAGGGTGCGGGGTCTCGGCTCAGACGAAGACGATCGTCGCAGGTTCGAAGGCATACCGCCATGCCGCCGATTACTCACGTGAGGCTCGTGGTCTGTCGGTTCTTGTTATCAAAGGCGAGAAGATCGTTTTCGAAGAGTATCATAACGGTCACAGCGAGAATACGCCTTGGATGCTCGCGAGCGGGACCAAGTCGTTTTCCGGAGTGATTCTTGCTGCCGCGATCGAAGACAAACTGATCAGTGACTTTGATGAACCGGTATCAAAGACGCTCACTGAATGGAGATCAGACGCGCGGTTATCAAAGGTGACCTACAGGCAGCTGCTCACTCTAACTAGCGGAATCGATGTTGGCCAGAACGCGCGTCCGCCGGCGTATTCAGCAGCGGTGATGTTCAAGAGCCGTTTCGAACCGGGCGATAGGTTTCAATACGGCCCCGTACCGTTTCAAGCATTCGGCGAAGCGATGCGGAGAAAGCTCTCCGTCAAGAAGGAATCAGTAATGGACTATCTCGAACGTCGGATCTTTGAACCTATCGGACTCAAGGTCGGACGTTGGACCATGCAGGAAGGTCAGCCGAATATGCCCTCAGGTGCTTTTCTGACAGCTCGGGAATGGGCGAAGTTTGGGCAGTTTCTGAAAAACGGAGGCCGTTGGAACGGCAAGCAGGTAGTCAGCGCAAAATTGCTCGCCGAGCTGACAAACGGTTCGAAAGCAAACCCGAACTACGGTCTGACATTCTGGCTGAACCGATCGAACAGCGGCCGGGCTGATGTGGCTGAAAACGAGGGCCGCCTAAGACAGATCCTTGGTGATAGACCAAGCAACACGACCGAGATGAGCCGACGCGGGTTTGGGCCGGACGTCCCGTCCGACGCCTACATGGCCGCCGGCGCCGGTAATCAAAGGCTTTACATCATACCGTCTCTGGATCTTATCATCGTTCGTCAAGGAAGACTGACTCAATTCGATGATCGTGAGTTTTTGTTGCGCATGCTCGGGAAGGATACCGTGCCCGGGGCCAACGGATCAAAATAG
- a CDS encoding DUF1800 domain-containing protein — translation MRKRYFLTRILSVLSLFAVVVPTVSFGNSATPKPLSEEQKILHVLNRITYGPRPGDVERVKAMGLQKFIEQQLNPAAIDDAAADNRVKHLEVFNMSTSEVFAKYPNPGALLRQLEGGRQAQANARNRNTTAMQTPEQDQAMSEAEQRERRAKLQEYYRKYDLRPAGQLMPQIASNRVLRAAYSDRQLQEVMVDFWQNHFNVFAGKAAVRWYIPSYERDVLRKNALGNFKDLLVGTAQHPAMLFYLDNFESVSPSGQTNVSGNNRLQQAIRSGSLTPRMREQIKQRQGLSDAELDQRIKQMQTQQQAQQRQRRGLNENYARELMELHTLGVDSGYTQKDIVEVARAFTGWTIADPRGYRRAAAAMIDGTEEQRLNRLQRQMGIPDDVESGEFYFNERWHDKEPKTVLGNRVNEGGIEDGLKVIDILVSHPATAKFIARKLAVKFVNDRPSEAMVKRVADEFMKTRGDIRSTLRALFSDKEFFAPENYRAKIKTPFELAISSIRALGGNTNAGPAFVAMLNKLGEVPYGYQAPTGYPDTAEDWVNTGALLERLNYAVAIASNRIPGTRVDLRAYSASDKHQILDRAIDGILSGEISAATRSSLLKQIDQPLPEVKPGNETDESISGDTNMRQPGQQGGNMNRQARLLAPSGNADVFKVVSLVIGTPEFQRQ, via the coding sequence ATGCGTAAGCGATATTTTCTGACCAGGATATTGTCTGTTCTTTCATTGTTTGCAGTAGTCGTGCCGACGGTCTCGTTCGGAAATTCGGCGACACCGAAACCGCTGAGCGAAGAGCAGAAGATACTGCACGTTCTCAATCGGATCACCTATGGTCCGCGCCCGGGCGATGTCGAGCGGGTCAAGGCTATGGGGCTTCAGAAGTTCATCGAACAGCAGTTGAACCCTGCGGCGATAGATGATGCCGCCGCGGATAACCGTGTCAAGCACCTCGAGGTTTTCAATATGTCCACTTCAGAGGTCTTTGCAAAGTACCCGAATCCGGGCGCACTGCTGAGACAACTGGAAGGCGGACGTCAGGCGCAGGCAAACGCCCGGAACCGGAATACCACGGCAATGCAGACGCCGGAGCAAGATCAAGCGATGTCAGAAGCAGAACAGCGCGAGCGACGGGCAAAACTGCAGGAATATTATCGAAAGTATGACCTTAGGCCGGCCGGACAGCTAATGCCGCAGATCGCCTCGAACCGCGTTCTCCGCGCCGCCTATTCGGATCGTCAACTCCAAGAAGTGATGGTCGATTTTTGGCAGAATCACTTTAATGTCTTTGCCGGAAAGGCAGCCGTCAGATGGTATATCCCCAGCTACGAACGCGACGTGCTGAGAAAGAACGCATTAGGTAATTTCAAAGACCTTTTGGTCGGTACCGCGCAGCATCCCGCGATGCTCTTTTACCTCGACAATTTCGAATCGGTTTCACCCAGCGGTCAAACGAACGTTAGCGGCAACAACAGGCTGCAGCAAGCCATCCGCAGCGGGAGCCTTACACCGCGGATGCGCGAACAGATAAAACAGCGGCAGGGACTTTCGGATGCCGAGCTAGATCAGCGCATCAAGCAAATGCAGACGCAGCAGCAAGCTCAGCAGCGGCAGCGTCGCGGGTTGAATGAAAATTATGCTCGTGAGCTGATGGAGCTTCACACTCTCGGGGTCGATAGCGGTTACACTCAGAAAGATATCGTCGAGGTCGCCAGGGCATTTACTGGCTGGACCATCGCCGACCCGCGCGGTTACCGAAGGGCGGCGGCCGCCATGATCGACGGAACGGAGGAACAGCGGTTGAATCGCCTCCAGCGACAAATGGGTATTCCGGACGATGTCGAAAGCGGCGAATTCTATTTCAATGAACGCTGGCATGACAAGGAACCAAAGACCGTGCTTGGCAATAGGGTCAACGAAGGCGGGATAGAGGACGGTCTGAAAGTGATCGACATTTTGGTCAGCCACCCGGCAACTGCAAAGTTCATCGCCCGCAAACTCGCGGTCAAGTTCGTCAATGATAGGCCGTCTGAAGCTATGGTCAAACGCGTTGCCGACGAATTTATGAAGACAAGGGGCGACATTCGATCAACTCTTCGAGCATTGTTTTCGGACAAGGAATTTTTTGCACCCGAGAACTATAGGGCTAAGATCAAGACCCCTTTTGAACTGGCGATCAGCTCGATCCGTGCACTGGGAGGCAACACGAACGCTGGGCCCGCTTTTGTTGCAATGCTGAATAAACTCGGTGAGGTTCCTTATGGTTACCAGGCTCCTACAGGCTACCCAGATACGGCCGAGGATTGGGTAAATACCGGCGCACTTTTGGAAAGGTTGAATTATGCCGTAGCGATCGCGAGCAACCGGATACCCGGAACGCGTGTCGATCTGAGAGCATATTCAGCCTCCGATAAACATCAGATCCTTGATAGGGCGATCGATGGGATACTCTCGGGTGAGATATCTGCCGCCACACGTTCGTCTTTGCTTAAGCAGATAGATCAGCCTTTGCCCGAGGTAAAGCCAGGGAACGAGACCGATGAAAGTATCTCCGGGGATACGAACATGCGGCAGCCCGGCCAACAGGGCGGAAATATGAACCGGCAGGCACGATTGCTGGCCCCGAGCGGCAACGCCGACGTCTTTAAGGTCGTCAGCCTCGTCATCGGAACACCGGAATTTCAACGACAATAG
- the larA gene encoding nickel-dependent lactate racemase, whose product MGTVQIAFDGDRFEILGAGTQWQPMSDIEIGRRFDHPIDSPPIEDIVSPGETVLLVVPDATRQTATGQIVNLLVRRLIANGTAPNEIAAIFATGIHRPVSANEISEILTPFIAQRIRSIQHDAHNPVKLFSFGQTANGIPVDLNWALTEFDHVVLVGGVTFHYFAGFTGGRKLICPGLASKRTITATHQLAFDRASLNRRNGVGPGLLTDNAVHEAFVEAASKVNVSFAVNTIVTDSGSAADVYCGDWITSHTAACERYAAERTIAVDRKRELVIVSCGGTPHDINMIQAHKALEAAAAVCADGGTILLIADCRDGLGRDDFLSWFDAGDVNEIAKKLCENYAVNGQTAWSLKSKTDRFDVRMLTSLDAVAVKKMGMTKIDDLESEMRRTSGHGLGYVLPFGAKYLYQAE is encoded by the coding sequence ATGGGCACCGTTCAAATCGCTTTTGATGGAGATCGATTTGAGATCTTGGGTGCCGGAACGCAATGGCAGCCGATGTCAGATATCGAGATCGGCCGCCGATTTGATCATCCGATCGATTCTCCGCCGATCGAAGATATCGTAAGCCCGGGTGAGACGGTCCTGCTCGTCGTTCCGGATGCGACACGTCAGACCGCGACCGGCCAGATCGTTAATCTACTGGTCCGTCGTCTGATAGCCAACGGTACCGCGCCGAACGAGATCGCGGCGATCTTTGCGACCGGTATTCATCGCCCTGTCTCTGCCAACGAGATCAGCGAGATACTAACGCCATTCATTGCGCAGCGGATCAGGTCTATCCAGCACGACGCTCACAATCCGGTGAAGCTCTTTAGCTTTGGGCAAACCGCGAACGGTATCCCGGTCGATCTGAATTGGGCTCTTACCGAGTTCGATCATGTCGTTCTGGTCGGCGGCGTAACGTTTCACTATTTTGCTGGGTTTACCGGCGGCCGAAAGTTGATCTGTCCGGGCCTGGCATCAAAGCGGACGATAACGGCGACTCATCAACTGGCATTTGATCGCGCTTCCCTGAACCGACGAAACGGCGTTGGCCCGGGGCTGCTTACGGACAACGCCGTTCACGAGGCGTTCGTAGAGGCCGCATCAAAAGTCAACGTTTCCTTCGCGGTAAATACGATCGTTACTGATAGCGGCTCGGCCGCAGACGTTTACTGCGGCGATTGGATCACCTCACACACTGCGGCGTGTGAGAGATATGCCGCAGAACGAACGATCGCCGTTGATCGCAAGCGAGAACTTGTGATCGTAAGCTGCGGCGGCACTCCGCACGACATAAATATGATCCAGGCTCACAAGGCTCTCGAAGCTGCCGCGGCGGTATGCGCCGATGGCGGAACGATCTTGCTGATCGCGGACTGCCGCGATGGGTTGGGACGTGACGATTTTCTATCCTGGTTCGACGCCGGCGATGTTAACGAAATAGCAAAAAAGCTGTGTGAGAATTACGCCGTGAACGGACAAACGGCCTGGAGCCTGAAGTCGAAGACCGATAGGTTCGACGTTCGGATGCTCACATCGCTCGACGCTGTGGCAGTCAAAAAGATGGGAATGACGAAGATAGACGATCTTGAAAGCGAGATGCGGCGGACCTCAGGCCACGGGCTCGGATATGTGCTGCCGTTTGGCGCCAAATACCTGTATCAGGCCGAGTGA